From one Bacteroides eggerthii genomic stretch:
- the nadB gene encoding L-aspartate oxidase, which translates to MVRKFDFLVIGSGIAGMSFALKVAHKGTVALICKAGLEEANTYFAQGGIASVTNLAVDNFDKHIEDTMIAGDWISDRKAVEKVVRNAPEQINELIKWGVNFDKKDNGEFDLHKEGGHSEFRILHHKDNTGAEIQDSLIEAVKQHPNITVFTNFFAVEIITQHHLGIIVTRYTPGIKCYGAYVLNENTGEVDTFLSKMTIMATGGCEAVYRNTTNPLVATGDGIAMVYRAKGAVKDMEFIQFHPTALYHPGDRPCFLITEAMRGYGGVLRTMDGKEFMQKYDPRLSLAPRDIVARAIDNEMKQRGDEHVYLDVTHKDPEETKKHFPNIYKKCLSIGIDITKEYIPVAPAAHYLCGGIKVDLDGQSSIRRLYAIGECSCTGLHGGNRLASNSLIEAVVYADAAAKHALSVLERYDFNEDIPEWNDEGTISNEERVLITQSMKEVNQIMESYVGIVRSNTRLTRAWNRLDILYEETEKLFKSSKATRELCELRNMINVGYLITRQAMERKESRGLHYTIDYPHAQK; encoded by the coding sequence ATGGTAAGAAAGTTCGATTTCCTCGTTATCGGTTCCGGAATTGCCGGTATGAGTTTTGCGCTGAAGGTGGCGCATAAAGGAACAGTGGCCCTCATCTGTAAAGCCGGTCTGGAGGAGGCAAATACTTATTTTGCACAAGGCGGAATCGCTTCCGTCACCAACCTGGCGGTAGATAATTTCGATAAGCACATTGAAGACACCATGATTGCCGGAGACTGGATAAGCGACCGCAAAGCTGTGGAAAAGGTGGTGCGCAACGCTCCTGAGCAAATCAATGAACTCATCAAATGGGGGGTAAACTTTGACAAAAAAGACAACGGGGAATTCGACCTGCATAAAGAAGGCGGACATTCGGAGTTCCGCATCCTGCACCACAAAGACAATACAGGCGCGGAAATACAGGACAGCCTGATTGAAGCCGTAAAACAACATCCCAATATCACCGTATTCACAAATTTCTTCGCGGTAGAAATCATTACCCAGCACCACCTGGGCATCATTGTAACCCGCTACACTCCGGGTATCAAATGCTACGGCGCTTATGTATTGAACGAAAATACCGGAGAAGTGGATACCTTCCTCTCCAAAATGACCATCATGGCAACAGGAGGTTGCGAAGCCGTATACCGAAACACTACCAATCCATTGGTTGCTACCGGCGACGGTATAGCCATGGTCTACCGCGCCAAAGGAGCCGTAAAGGACATGGAATTCATCCAGTTCCACCCCACCGCCCTCTACCATCCGGGCGACCGCCCTTGTTTCCTGATAACGGAAGCCATGCGCGGATATGGCGGCGTTCTCCGTACCATGGACGGCAAGGAGTTCATGCAGAAGTACGATCCACGCCTTTCACTCGCCCCGCGCGACATCGTGGCACGCGCCATCGACAATGAGATGAAGCAGCGCGGCGACGAGCATGTCTATCTGGATGTTACCCACAAAGATCCCGAAGAAACCAAGAAGCACTTCCCGAATATCTATAAGAAATGCCTCAGCATCGGCATCGACATCACCAAAGAGTACATTCCCGTAGCCCCTGCCGCACACTATCTTTGCGGCGGCATCAAAGTAGATCTGGACGGACAATCCAGCATCCGCCGCCTGTATGCCATCGGTGAGTGTTCGTGCACCGGACTTCATGGCGGAAACCGTTTGGCTTCCAACTCGCTGATTGAAGCCGTTGTCTATGCCGACGCAGCCGCCAAGCATGCGTTGAGCGTATTGGAGCGCTATGACTTCAACGAAGATATTCCCGAATGGAACGATGAAGGAACTATCTCCAACGAAGAACGCGTATTGATTACGCAAAGCATGAAGGAGGTGAACCAGATTATGGAATCTTACGTGGGCATTGTGCGCAGCAACACGCGCCTGACACGCGCCTGGAACCGTCTGGATATTCTTTATGAAGAGACGGAAAAACTATTCAAGAGCAGTAAGGCTACTCGTGAACTCTGCGAATTGCGCAACATGATTAATGTGGGCTATCTGATTACCCGGCAAGCCATGGAACGTAAGGAAAGCCGCGGACTGCATTATACAATAGATTACCCGCACGCTCAAAAATAG
- the dacB gene encoding D-alanyl-D-alanine carboxypeptidase/D-alanyl-D-alanine-endopeptidase has translation MGKSGLWSIIWVLSLIPCISFAQRVSPETNILSSQLDTLIKYQLPEGSNVSISVYDLTANEALYDYQADKLSRPASTMKLLTTITALARPEADEPFSTEVWYKGVIERDTLKGDIYVVGGFDPEFDDEALDSLVSGVVRLPFSVVQGKVYGDVSMKDSLYWGSGWLWDDTPYSFQPYLSPLMLDKGVVTVTASPGVQGDTARLECTPASSYYTLTNVTKSRTTSAGPFRVSRNWLENSNDITVSGNVDGRRIGAVNIYSSQDFFMHTFLERLRAKGIRCLPDYSFGEFQKDSVSVRMAYYNTPVQAVVNQIMKESDNLNAEAMLCRLGAQSAGNKYVSAEDGLSEVRQLIRKLGYVPDHYKLADGCGLSNYNYISSELLVAFLKFAYSRTDVFQKLYKALPIGGVDGTLKNRMKKGTPSYKKVHAKTGSFTAINCLAGYLEANNGHQIAFAIMNQNVLSGREARRFQDAVCDILIR, from the coding sequence ATGGGAAAATCTGGTTTATGGTCGATTATATGGGTTTTGTCACTGATTCCTTGTATATCGTTTGCACAGAGAGTATCTCCCGAAACAAACATCCTTTCTTCGCAGCTGGATACGTTGATAAAGTATCAATTGCCCGAAGGCTCTAATGTATCCATTTCGGTGTACGACCTGACTGCCAATGAAGCCTTGTATGATTATCAGGCGGACAAGCTTTCCCGCCCGGCCTCCACAATGAAGCTGTTGACTACGATTACGGCGCTTGCACGTCCTGAGGCGGATGAGCCTTTCAGTACGGAGGTCTGGTATAAGGGAGTGATTGAACGTGATACGTTGAAGGGGGATATATACGTTGTCGGAGGATTCGATCCGGAGTTTGATGATGAGGCGCTGGATTCTTTGGTCAGTGGGGTGGTACGCTTGCCTTTCTCGGTGGTACAAGGCAAGGTCTACGGTGATGTTTCCATGAAAGACTCCTTGTATTGGGGAAGCGGTTGGTTGTGGGACGATACGCCCTATTCCTTCCAGCCCTATCTGTCGCCGCTGATGCTTGATAAAGGAGTGGTTACGGTAACTGCTTCTCCCGGCGTGCAGGGAGATACGGCGCGGTTGGAATGTACTCCTGCTTCGTCTTATTATACGCTGACTAATGTTACAAAAAGCCGTACTACTTCTGCCGGACCTTTTCGGGTATCCCGTAACTGGCTGGAGAACAGTAACGACATAACGGTGTCGGGGAATGTGGATGGCAGGCGCATCGGTGCAGTTAATATTTATTCTTCGCAGGATTTCTTCATGCACACGTTTCTGGAACGTTTGCGGGCAAAAGGCATCCGCTGTCTGCCGGACTACTCTTTCGGCGAGTTCCAAAAAGATAGTGTTTCTGTGCGAATGGCATACTATAATACTCCTGTGCAGGCAGTAGTGAATCAGATAATGAAAGAAAGTGATAATTTGAATGCCGAAGCAATGCTTTGTCGCTTGGGTGCACAGTCTGCAGGCAACAAGTATGTTTCGGCCGAAGACGGGCTTTCGGAGGTCCGGCAATTGATAAGAAAGCTGGGTTATGTCCCCGATCATTATAAGCTGGCAGACGGTTGCGGGCTTTCCAACTATAATTATATCTCATCGGAGCTTCTGGTTGCTTTCCTGAAGTTCGCTTATTCGCGTACAGACGTGTTTCAGAAATTATATAAGGCATTGCCCATCGGCGGGGTGGACGGAACACTGAAGAACCGGATGAAAAAAGGAACTCCCTCTTATAAGAAGGTACATGCCAAAACGGGTTCCTTTACTGCCATAAACTGTTTGGCGGGATATTTGGAGGCAAATAACGGACATCAGATCGCTTTTGCCATTATGAACCAGAATGTGCTTTCCGGCAGAGAGGCGCGCAGGTTTCAGGACGCCGTTTGTGATATACTTATCCGATGA
- a CDS encoding Crp/Fnr family transcriptional regulator → MAHFNEYLDLLELSPLVYHFLHNGKKQLYKKGEFFCRADEVCHHIAYVSKGGFRYFCLDKEGDKHITGYSFEKDFVTDYYSFTRQMPAIVCTEAVKDSTVYQLSHEQLENFWELNSQNQLLGRKIAENLFCMTYHRLLDFYSVSPKVRYQELLKRCPDIVQQTSLKEIASFLNISPYTLSRIRRKITFE, encoded by the coding sequence ATGGCACATTTCAACGAGTATCTGGACTTGTTGGAACTTTCTCCTCTGGTGTATCATTTTCTGCATAACGGAAAAAAGCAGCTTTATAAAAAAGGAGAGTTCTTTTGTCGGGCAGATGAAGTGTGCCATCACATTGCCTATGTATCCAAAGGAGGTTTCCGCTATTTCTGTCTCGACAAAGAAGGAGATAAGCACATCACCGGATACAGTTTCGAAAAGGATTTTGTGACCGATTATTACTCGTTTACCAGGCAGATGCCGGCCATAGTCTGTACGGAAGCAGTCAAAGACAGCACCGTCTACCAGTTATCCCATGAACAACTGGAAAACTTTTGGGAGCTGAACTCTCAAAACCAGTTATTAGGTCGTAAGATTGCTGAAAATCTTTTCTGTATGACCTACCACCGCTTACTGGACTTCTATTCAGTCTCCCCTAAAGTACGCTACCAAGAGCTGCTAAAGAGGTGCCCTGACATTGTCCAACAAACAAGTTTGAAAGAAATAGCCTCTTTCCTTAATATTTCCCCATATACCCTGAGCCGTATCCGACGAAAAATAACTTTCGAATAA
- a CDS encoding PH domain-containing protein — translation MNRIFHARIAAGQYLFIILAGAMAVYGLWEKNILIAVLFMLLLVVSIEKLIHTTYTVTADNRLLLFFGRFSRGREILLKDITSVERTSSMRIGRFAVMRYVLVRYGEGKCVALLPVKEEEFIRLLKQSML, via the coding sequence ATGAATCGAATTTTTCATGCGCGTATTGCTGCCGGGCAGTATTTGTTTATCATTCTGGCGGGTGCAATGGCTGTTTACGGCCTTTGGGAAAAGAATATCCTTATTGCCGTTCTTTTTATGCTCTTGCTGGTTGTCAGCATCGAGAAGCTGATTCATACCACTTATACTGTTACTGCCGATAACAGGCTGCTGCTGTTTTTCGGTCGTTTTTCGCGTGGGAGAGAGATTTTGTTAAAGGATATTACGTCGGTAGAACGTACTTCTTCCATGCGGATAGGGAGATTTGCTGTTATGCGTTATGTATTGGTGAGGTATGGAGAAGGCAAGTGTGTGGCGTTGCTTCCTGTAAAAGAAGAGGAATTTATACGGTTGTTGAAACAAAGTATGTTGTAG
- the lpdA gene encoding dihydrolipoyl dehydrogenase, which produces MKYQIAIIGGGPAGYTAAETAGKAGLSVVLFEKQSLGGVCLNEGCIPTKTLLYSAKTYDSARHASKYAVSVPEVSFDLSKIVARKQKVVRKLVLGVKGKLVANNVTVVNGEASIADKNHVLCGGETYECDNLLLCTGSETFIPSIPGMDEVPYWTHREALDNKELPKSLAVIGGGVIGMEFASFFNSLGVEVTVIEMLDEILGGMDKELSAMLRAEYTKRGIKFMLDTKVVSLSGNVLEDGQAQVQVNYENAGGADSVVAERLLMSVGRRPVTKGFGLENLGLEKTERGNIWVDGQMRTSVPGVYACGDLTGFSLLAHTAVREAEVAVHAVLGKEDCMSYKAVPGVVYTNPEIAGVGDTEETLRKKGIPYRTIKLPMAYSGRFVAENEGVNGMCKLLLAEDDTLLGAHVLGNPASEIITLAGMAIELRLTVSEWKKIIFPHPTVGEIFREAL; this is translated from the coding sequence ATGAAATATCAAATTGCCATCATCGGCGGAGGGCCGGCCGGATATACGGCTGCGGAGACAGCCGGGAAAGCCGGTCTGAGCGTTGTACTTTTTGAAAAACAAAGTCTTGGCGGAGTGTGCCTGAATGAGGGGTGTATTCCTACCAAGACTTTATTGTATTCGGCAAAGACGTATGACAGTGCGCGCCATGCATCTAAGTATGCGGTCAGTGTGCCGGAAGTGTCGTTCGACTTGTCCAAAATTGTGGCACGTAAGCAGAAAGTTGTACGGAAACTGGTGCTGGGTGTCAAGGGGAAGCTGGTTGCCAATAATGTGACCGTTGTGAACGGAGAGGCTTCAATTGCAGACAAGAACCATGTCCTGTGTGGCGGCGAAACGTATGAATGTGATAATTTATTGCTCTGTACGGGTTCGGAAACGTTTATTCCGTCTATTCCCGGAATGGATGAGGTGCCTTACTGGACGCATCGTGAGGCATTGGACAATAAGGAACTGCCCAAGTCGCTGGCTGTCATCGGCGGTGGGGTGATAGGTATGGAGTTTGCTTCTTTCTTTAATAGCCTGGGGGTAGAGGTCACTGTCATTGAGATGCTGGATGAGATATTGGGCGGAATGGACAAGGAACTGTCCGCTATGCTGCGTGCGGAATATACCAAACGCGGGATTAAGTTCATGCTGGATACCAAAGTGGTGTCACTGTCCGGAAATGTTTTGGAAGACGGGCAGGCGCAGGTGCAGGTGAATTATGAAAATGCCGGGGGTGCAGATTCTGTCGTTGCGGAAAGGTTACTGATGAGCGTTGGCCGGCGTCCTGTAACGAAAGGCTTCGGACTGGAGAACCTGGGATTGGAGAAAACAGAACGCGGAAATATATGGGTTGACGGGCAGATGCGGACGTCTGTTCCGGGTGTGTATGCTTGCGGGGACTTAACCGGATTTTCCTTGCTGGCCCATACGGCGGTACGTGAGGCGGAAGTGGCTGTACATGCTGTGCTGGGGAAGGAAGACTGCATGAGTTACAAAGCTGTTCCCGGTGTGGTATATACCAATCCGGAGATTGCCGGTGTGGGAGATACGGAAGAGACTCTGCGGAAAAAAGGCATTCCTTACCGTACGATAAAACTGCCTATGGCCTATTCCGGTCGTTTTGTTGCGGAGAATGAAGGCGTCAATGGCATGTGCAAGTTGTTGCTGGCAGAAGATGACACTCTCTTGGGAGCTCATGTACTGGGCAATCCGGCTTCAGAGATTATCACGCTGGCCGGTATGGCTATTGAACTCAGACTGACGGTTTCGGAGTGGAAGAAAATCATATTTCCGCATCCTACGGTAGGTGAAATCTTCAGGGAAGCGCTTTAG